The following proteins are encoded in a genomic region of Ornithodoros turicata isolate Travis chromosome 6, ASM3712646v1, whole genome shotgun sequence:
- the LOC135396503 gene encoding trifunctional enzyme subunit beta, mitochondrial-like, with protein sequence MSSLGLRLVGSPAITQVRLGATSSWGLQPSHKKYTTAQGKPKNIVLVDGVRTPFLLSGTKYNNLMPHDLQKMAFLALLRQTGVPKESVEYIVSGSVIAEPRTCNVAREAALCAGFSDRTPCHTVTQACISSNQAITSAMGYIALGNYDVCVAGGVEFLSDVPIRFSRAMRKLMLSANKAKTPLQKVKLLAKFRPGMLVPELPAVAEFTSGETMGHSGDRLAAAFGVTRNEQDEYALRSHTLAQKATKEGLLSDLVPITLPGDSSPITEDNGIRVSTLAQMAKLKPAFIRPHGTITAANASFLTDGASAALIMSEEKALAMGLKPKAYLRNFVYVAQDPKDQLLLGPAYATPAVLQKAGLKMSDVDVFEYHEAFAGQILANMKAMDSDYFCKTYMGRPGKVGAPPMEKLNTWGGSLSLGHPFAATGVRLVTTAANRLIKDGKKFALIAACAAGGHGHAMIVEKYPSA encoded by the exons GTAAACCGAAGAATATAGTCCTAGTTGATGGGGTGCGCACACCTTTTCTGCTCTCTGGAACCAAATACAACAATTTAATGCCTCACGACCTCCAAAAGATGGCATTTCT GGCACTCTTGAGGCAAACTGGAGTACCAAAGG AGTCTGTTGAGTATATTGTAAGTGGCAGTGTGATTGCGGAGCCAAGGACTTGCAACGTAGCACGGGAG GCTGCATTGTGTGCAGGATTCTCAGATAGGACACCCTGCCATACTGTGACGCAAGCTTGCATTTCCTCCAACCAGGCAATCACTTCAG CAATGGGCTACATTGCCCTCGGCAATTACGACGTGTGCGTTGCTGGAGGTGTAGAGTTCCTTTCGGACGTGCCTATACGTTTCAGTCGTGCTATGCGCAAACTGATGCTGAGTGCAAACAAGGCAAAAACCCCACTTCAGAAGGTCAAGCTGCTGGCAAAGTTCCGTCCTGGGATGCTTGTGCCTGAG CTTCCAGCAGTGGCAGAATTTACTTCTGGGGAGACGATGGGCCACTCCGGTGACCGTTTGGCCGCTGCATTTGGTGTGACCAGGAACGAACAGGATGAATATGCACTGCGCTCTCACACCCTTGCCCAGAAGGCTACAAAGGAAGGTCTACTTTCTGACCTAGTGCCGATCACCTTGCCTG GTGATTCTTCTCCAATCACTGAGGACAATGGCATCCGTGTGTCAACATTGGCACAAATGGCAAAACTCAAGCCAGCTTTTATCAGACCCCATGGCACAATTACAGCTGCTAATGCTTCGTTCTTG ACAGATGGAGCTTCAGCTGCACTCATCATGTCAGAAGAAAAGGCTCTGGCCATGGGACTGAAGCCAAAAGCATATCTGCGAAATTTTGTTTATGTTGCACAAGATCCCAAAGATCAGCTTTTGCTTGG GCCGGCTTATGCAACACCTGCTGTGCTACAGAAGGCTGGGCTGAAAATGTCAGACGTTGACGTCTTCGAGTACCATGAGGCTTTTGCT GGCCAAATCCTTGCTAACATGAAAGCCATGGACTCTGATTACTTCTGCAAGACCTACATGGGCAGGCCAGGGAAG GTGGGTGCTCCTCCCATGGAAAAACTAAACACTTGGGGTGGATCCCTGTCCTTGGGGCACCCCTTTGCGGCAACAGGAGTTCGTCTGGTAACGACTGCTGCAAACCGTCTAATTAAAGATGGCAAGAAGTTTGCTCTGATTGCTGCCTGTGCAGCTGGAGGCCAT GGACATGCCATGATAGTGGAGAAGTACCCTAGTGCATAA